The Ciconia boyciana chromosome 15, ASM3463844v1, whole genome shotgun sequence genome has a segment encoding these proteins:
- the SPPL3 gene encoding signal peptide peptidase-like 3 isoform X1, protein MAEQTYSWAYSLVDSSQVSTFLISILLIVYGSFRSLNMDFENQDKEKDNSSAAGSFNGNSTNNSKGIQTIDSTQALFLPIGASVSLLVMFFFFDSVQVVFTICTAVLATIAFAFLLLPMCQYLTRPCSPQNKISFGCCGRFTAAELLSFSLSVMLVLIWVLTGHWLLMDALAMGLCVAMIAFVRLPSLKVSCLLLSGLLIYDVFWVFFSAYIFNSNVMVKVATQPADNPLDVLSRKLHLGPNVGRDVPRLSLPGKLVFPSSTGSHFSMLGIGDIVMPGLLLCFVLRYDNYKKQANSDSCGAPGPGNISGRMQKVSYFHCTLIGYFVGLLTATVASRIHRAAQPALLYLVPFTLLPLLTMAYLKGDLRRMWSEPFHSKSSSSRFLEV, encoded by the exons GGCATATTCCCTTGTGGATTCCAGTCAAGTGTCTACTTTCCTGATTTCTATTCTCCTCATAGTCTACGGGAGTTTCAg GTCTCTTAACATGGACTTTGAGAATcaagacaaagagaaagacaaTAGCAGCGCAGCTGGGTCTTTTAATGGCAACAGCACCAATAACAGTAAGG gtaTTCAAACCATTGATTCCACCCAGGCGTTGTTCCTGCCGATCGGAGCGTCTGTGTCTCTCCTAGTTATGTTCTTCTTCTTTGATTCAGTTCAAGTTGTCTTTACAATATGCACAGCAG tCCTTGCAACaatagcttttgctttccttctgctcccGATGTGCCAGTACTTAACACGGCCTTGTTCACCTCAAAACAA GATTTCCTTTGGCTGCTGCGGGCGTTTCACTGCTGCTGAGttgctctcattttctctgtctgtGATGCTTGTCCTTATCTGGGTCCTAACTGGCCACTGGCTCCTTATGGATG CTCTGGCTATGGGCCTGTGTGTTGCAATGATAGCCTTTGTTCGGCTGCCGAGCCTGAAGGTTTCCTGCTTGCTACTCTCTGGGTTACTAATTTATGATGTCTTTTGG gtctttttttctgcctacatCTTTAACAGCAATGTTATGGTGAAAGTGGCCACACAACCAGCTGATAATCCCCTTGACGTTTTATCCCGGAAACTTCACTTGGGACCAAATGTGGGTAGAGATGTTCCCCGTCTGTCGCTGCCTGGTAAACTTGTATTTCCAAG TTCCACAGGCAGCCATTTCTCTATGCTGGGGATCGGAGATATTGTGATGCCAggtcttctgctctgctttgtcCTGCGTTACGATAACTACAAAAAGCAAGCCAACAGTGATTCCTGTGGTGCCCCAGGGCCAGGGAACATCTCTGGACGTATGCAGAAGGTCTCTTACTTTCACTGCACACTTATTGGATATTTTGTAG gtcTATTAACTGCAACAGTAGCTTCTCGTATTCACCGGGCAGCCCAGCCTGCCCTACTCTATTTGGTACCGTTTACTTTATTGCCGCTCCTCACCATGGCCTATTTAAAG GGCGATCTACGTCGCATGTGGTCTGAGCCTTTCCACTCCAAGTCCAGCAGCTCCCGTTTCCTGGAAGTATGA
- the SPPL3 gene encoding signal peptide peptidase-like 3 isoform X3, with the protein MDFENQDKEKDNSSAAGSFNGNSTNNSKGIQTIDSTQALFLPIGASVSLLVMFFFFDSVQVVFTICTAVLATIAFAFLLLPMCQYLTRPCSPQNKISFGCCGRFTAAELLSFSLSVMLVLIWVLTGHWLLMDALAMGLCVAMIAFVRLPSLKVSCLLLSGLLIYDVFWVFFSAYIFNSNVMVKVATQPADNPLDVLSRKLHLGPNVGRDVPRLSLPGKLVFPSSTGSHFSMLGIGDIVMPGLLLCFVLRYDNYKKQANSDSCGAPGPGNISGRMQKVSYFHCTLIGYFVGLLTATVASRIHRAAQPALLYLVPFTLLPLLTMAYLKGDLRRMWSEPFHSKSSSSRFLEV; encoded by the exons ATGGACTTTGAGAATcaagacaaagagaaagacaaTAGCAGCGCAGCTGGGTCTTTTAATGGCAACAGCACCAATAACAGTAAGG gtaTTCAAACCATTGATTCCACCCAGGCGTTGTTCCTGCCGATCGGAGCGTCTGTGTCTCTCCTAGTTATGTTCTTCTTCTTTGATTCAGTTCAAGTTGTCTTTACAATATGCACAGCAG tCCTTGCAACaatagcttttgctttccttctgctcccGATGTGCCAGTACTTAACACGGCCTTGTTCACCTCAAAACAA GATTTCCTTTGGCTGCTGCGGGCGTTTCACTGCTGCTGAGttgctctcattttctctgtctgtGATGCTTGTCCTTATCTGGGTCCTAACTGGCCACTGGCTCCTTATGGATG CTCTGGCTATGGGCCTGTGTGTTGCAATGATAGCCTTTGTTCGGCTGCCGAGCCTGAAGGTTTCCTGCTTGCTACTCTCTGGGTTACTAATTTATGATGTCTTTTGG gtctttttttctgcctacatCTTTAACAGCAATGTTATGGTGAAAGTGGCCACACAACCAGCTGATAATCCCCTTGACGTTTTATCCCGGAAACTTCACTTGGGACCAAATGTGGGTAGAGATGTTCCCCGTCTGTCGCTGCCTGGTAAACTTGTATTTCCAAG TTCCACAGGCAGCCATTTCTCTATGCTGGGGATCGGAGATATTGTGATGCCAggtcttctgctctgctttgtcCTGCGTTACGATAACTACAAAAAGCAAGCCAACAGTGATTCCTGTGGTGCCCCAGGGCCAGGGAACATCTCTGGACGTATGCAGAAGGTCTCTTACTTTCACTGCACACTTATTGGATATTTTGTAG gtcTATTAACTGCAACAGTAGCTTCTCGTATTCACCGGGCAGCCCAGCCTGCCCTACTCTATTTGGTACCGTTTACTTTATTGCCGCTCCTCACCATGGCCTATTTAAAG GGCGATCTACGTCGCATGTGGTCTGAGCCTTTCCACTCCAAGTCCAGCAGCTCCCGTTTCCTGGAAGTATGA
- the SPPL3 gene encoding signal peptide peptidase-like 3 isoform X2 produces the protein MAEQTYSWAYSLVDSSQVSTFLISILLIVYGSFRSLNMDFENQDKEKDNSSAAGSFNGNSTNNSIQTIDSTQALFLPIGASVSLLVMFFFFDSVQVVFTICTAVLATIAFAFLLLPMCQYLTRPCSPQNKISFGCCGRFTAAELLSFSLSVMLVLIWVLTGHWLLMDALAMGLCVAMIAFVRLPSLKVSCLLLSGLLIYDVFWVFFSAYIFNSNVMVKVATQPADNPLDVLSRKLHLGPNVGRDVPRLSLPGKLVFPSSTGSHFSMLGIGDIVMPGLLLCFVLRYDNYKKQANSDSCGAPGPGNISGRMQKVSYFHCTLIGYFVGLLTATVASRIHRAAQPALLYLVPFTLLPLLTMAYLKGDLRRMWSEPFHSKSSSSRFLEV, from the exons GGCATATTCCCTTGTGGATTCCAGTCAAGTGTCTACTTTCCTGATTTCTATTCTCCTCATAGTCTACGGGAGTTTCAg GTCTCTTAACATGGACTTTGAGAATcaagacaaagagaaagacaaTAGCAGCGCAGCTGGGTCTTTTAATGGCAACAGCACCAATAACA gtaTTCAAACCATTGATTCCACCCAGGCGTTGTTCCTGCCGATCGGAGCGTCTGTGTCTCTCCTAGTTATGTTCTTCTTCTTTGATTCAGTTCAAGTTGTCTTTACAATATGCACAGCAG tCCTTGCAACaatagcttttgctttccttctgctcccGATGTGCCAGTACTTAACACGGCCTTGTTCACCTCAAAACAA GATTTCCTTTGGCTGCTGCGGGCGTTTCACTGCTGCTGAGttgctctcattttctctgtctgtGATGCTTGTCCTTATCTGGGTCCTAACTGGCCACTGGCTCCTTATGGATG CTCTGGCTATGGGCCTGTGTGTTGCAATGATAGCCTTTGTTCGGCTGCCGAGCCTGAAGGTTTCCTGCTTGCTACTCTCTGGGTTACTAATTTATGATGTCTTTTGG gtctttttttctgcctacatCTTTAACAGCAATGTTATGGTGAAAGTGGCCACACAACCAGCTGATAATCCCCTTGACGTTTTATCCCGGAAACTTCACTTGGGACCAAATGTGGGTAGAGATGTTCCCCGTCTGTCGCTGCCTGGTAAACTTGTATTTCCAAG TTCCACAGGCAGCCATTTCTCTATGCTGGGGATCGGAGATATTGTGATGCCAggtcttctgctctgctttgtcCTGCGTTACGATAACTACAAAAAGCAAGCCAACAGTGATTCCTGTGGTGCCCCAGGGCCAGGGAACATCTCTGGACGTATGCAGAAGGTCTCTTACTTTCACTGCACACTTATTGGATATTTTGTAG gtcTATTAACTGCAACAGTAGCTTCTCGTATTCACCGGGCAGCCCAGCCTGCCCTACTCTATTTGGTACCGTTTACTTTATTGCCGCTCCTCACCATGGCCTATTTAAAG GGCGATCTACGTCGCATGTGGTCTGAGCCTTTCCACTCCAAGTCCAGCAGCTCCCGTTTCCTGGAAGTATGA